The Candidatus Dormiibacterota bacterium genomic sequence GCTCGTCGAGGGGGGCGCCGGCGACGTAGCCCATCACGAAGATGACGGTGATCAGCACGAGGCTGATGACGAGGTCCTTGAAGATCTGGTCGGGGAAGAAGTCGACGGTCTCGCGGGGCGCCGCCCACCGCCGGCCGGTGCGCTTGGTCGGGTAGGGCGGCTCGGCCTTGAGGATGCGCTCGGTGATCTCGCGGTCGGGGTCGTCGGTCTCCGTCTGGTAGTTGACCCAGGAGCCGAACTCGCCGTGACGGCGGAGCAGCGCCAGATGGCCGCCGATGAGCGCGAAGAGCAGGAAGGGCAGGACCCAGATGTGGATCGCGAAGGTGCGCGTCAGCGTGACCGGCCCGACGAGGTCGCTGCCCCGCCACAGCGAGCGCACCCCGTCGCCGATGAACGGGATGTAGTGGGGGATGTTGGTGACCACCACCGCGGTCCAGTACCCGGCGTTGTCCATGGGCAGCATCGCCCCGGTGATCGCCAGGCCGAGGGTGAGGAAGAAGAGCACCGCGCCACTCACCCAGTTCAGCTCTCGCGGCCGCTTGTACGACGCCGAGAGGAAGGTGCGCAGCATGTGCAGGCCGATCACCAGGATGAGGACGTACGCGCCCCAGAGGTGCATGCCCCGCACCCAGGCACCGAAGCGGTCGCTGGTCTCCAGGTAGTGCAGGCTGTCGTAGGCCTGGCTGAAGGACGGCACGTAGTCGAGCAGCAGGAAGATCCCGGTGAAGAGCTGCAGGAGGATGAGCGCCAGGGTGGCGCTGCCCAGCGTGTAGGCCCAGCCACCGCGCTTGGGGACCGCCTCGTAGAGCCCCTTGTGGAGCATCGTGGTGGTGCCGGTGCGCTCGTCGACCCAGCCGTAGCCGGCGCGCAGCCGGCGGCCCATCGGGCGCGTGAGCAGCCGCAGCAACGCCACCTCAGATGCTCTCCCCGTAGCTGTTCTCGATCTCCAGGAGCCTGGTCCCATCCGGAAGCGTGCTGATGCGATGCCGCCAGGGCGGCAGCGGCGACGGGGGCGGGCCACCGACGTTGAGGCCGGTGATGTCGTACAGGCCGCCATGGCAGGGGCAGAGGAACTGCCCGGCGTTCCCGAGCTTCGGGTCCCAGTGCACGTTGCACTGCATGTGGCTGCAGGTGTTGGAGAGGACGTGGACCTCGCCGCTGCGCCGCCGGACCACGTACACGATGCGGTCGACCGGTTCGCTGGGCGGCCCCTGGTTGATGGGCACCGACACGGTGAAGGGTGTGGGCGTGTCCAGGGGCACGCGATCGAGCGTGGTCACGCGGACCCACGAGTGTCGCCGGGTGGTGAAGAGCGGGCTGATGACGAAGCCGATCGCCGGGATGGAGAGCATCAGCCCGATCGCCGCCGAGCCCAGCGCGGTCCCGGTGATGAGCGCCCTGCGCCGGCTGTATCGCGTCATCGCGGCGGTCCCTGCAGCAGCGTGATCGCCGTGGTCAGCAGCATGGAGGTGAAGAGGACCATGGTCACGGTGGTGACCGACGCCACCAGCACCGCCAGGCCGCGCTGCTGGGCGCGCCACATGGCGGGGACGGCGCGCACCGTCTGGGCCGCGGCCCAGACGGTGACACCGGCGATGGTGAAGACCACCAGCGAGTAGTACCAGGCGGTCTGGAAGTCGGCGGCGCGCAGCAGCGGGAGGTGAGCGCTCACGGGTACGTGTTCCCCGGGTTGTAGACGCCGTGGGCGTCGTGCTGGGTCATCTCGCCATAGATCGCGTAGGGGCCGCGCGCCTGCTCCTTCATGAAGCCCATGTAGAGCGAGAGCACCGCGGCGACGACCCCGACGACGCCGACCGCCGCCCGCGCCGAGGGGCCGGCGAAGGGCAGCGCCGCCTCGGCGCCGGGCGCCGGGGCGGGCGCCGAGGCCGGCCGCCGCGGCAGGGTGCGCACCACCAGGTGGGCGAGCGTCGCCAGCACCGCCGCGAGCAGGCCGGCGTAGCGCAGCCCGTAGATCGACTCGGTGAGCACCTGCGCGGGCAGCAGCCCCACCACCGCGCCGCCGGTGGCGACGGCGATGGCCAGCCGCCCGGTCGTGTCCATGCGAGCCCGCTGCCGGCGCGTCTCCAGGGCGAGGGCGAGGTTGGCACCGACGAAGAGCACCCCGAGCAGCGCCGACTGGATCACGAAGAGCCAGGCGGCATCACCGCGGACCAGGTTGTCGAGGAAGCCGCGGGCGCTGCCGCGCAGGGTGAGCATGATGACGAAGCCGAGCACCGGCATCAGCACCAGGGTGGCGGTGCCGATGCGCAGCAGCACCCCGGCGCTCCAGGCGCGGTAGGCGCGCTCGCCCTCGTCGGTGGCGCGGCGCAGGCGCAGCACCGCATAGGCGGCGACGAACAACGCGGCCCAGCTCACGTTGCCCACCAGCCGGTGGAGCAGCAGCCCCCAGTACACCGGGTTGCGAGCCCCGCCGAGCAGGCCGGCCGGCCCGGGGTTGATGAGGTGGGCGTCGATGGCGACGATGCAGACCATGAACAGGGTCTGCAGTGCGGCGACGGCGACGCCGAGGCTGACGTGGCGACGCCCGGGCATCCGCCCGAAGCTGTTCTCGTAGAGGATCAGGAGCGGGGTCAGCACCAGGAAGGTGCCGAAGGCGACGCCGATGAGCGGCAGGAAGCGGTTGACCAGGGTGCCGATCTGGTTCCCCCACAGGCCGATCAGTGCGGTGACCGCGAACACTCCGAGCGTGGCCCCGAGGCTGAAGAGCAGGTAGTACGCCCGGGCCAGCTGACGCGCCAGCCGCGCGGCGCGCTCGCCGCCGCTGCCCGCACCCCAGGCCTCGAGGATCGGCGCCAGGGTGATGACCCCCAGGCTGAACTCGGCGATCGCGATGTGGACGGTGAAGAGGACGGCGATCGGTACCTGGTCCCCGACGACCGGCCAGTCGGGGGTGGGGACGTCGAGCGCCGGGGGGATCACCGCTCGCTCTCACCGGGGGCCCTGAACCCGAAGCGGCCCTGGTGGAAGTCGCCGCTGACGGTCCAGTGCCCGACCATGGCGTCGAGGGCGGCGTCGTCCACCTCGGTGGCGCCGGCGGCGCGGGCGTTGCCCTCGATCGCCTGCATCACCTCGCCGCGCACCGAGTCGGGCACCCGGTCGAGGCGCGCCCGCGCCGCGTCGGTCCAGGGCAGCCGCGCCCCCGCCGCCTGGATCTGGGTGGAGACCTCGCCCCAGGCGGCGAGCTTGCCCTCCACCATCTCGGGGGTGATCACGGTCCCCAGGCCGCGCTTGTTCGCGAACCACTCCACCCGCCAGCGCACCATCTCCCGGCAGAAGTCGGGGACGTGGGTGAGCCGCTGCTCGGCCTCGGGCGTCCACGTGAACCGTGAGAAGAGCTCGTGGGTGAGCGGCGAGGCGGGGTGGCCGTAGCCCATCTTCCTGCCCAGGGTCTCGACGAAGCCGGCGGTCACCTCGTTGAGGCCGCGCAGCCGCGCCCGGGCCTCGGCGGCGGCGCGGGTCATCTCCCTGGCGACCTCCGGATCGACTCGCTGCGAGCCGCGGGCGAGGTCGGCGACGCCCGCGTAGGGGTCGGGCGGCGCCGCCGCCTCCTCCTCCTCGGAGTCCTCGGACCCCTCGGACCCCTCGGACCCCTCGGACGCGTGGCTCACCGGGCAGCGCGGCGCCGGCGTCTCCGCGGCGGCGGCGCCGCCGCCCACCGGGCAGCCGCCCGAACCGGACGCCGCGCCGCTGCCGCCCAGCCGCGCCTGCATCTGCGCCCGAGCCTCGGCGATGCCCGCCTCGACGTGGAGGCCGGTGACCTCGGCGGCGTGCAGCTGCAGGGCGAGCCGCTCCACCTGCTCGCGGGCGAGGTTGCGCAGGAACCCCTCGGGGATGCGCTCGATGCGGCTCTCGGCCTCGAGGCTCCAGGGCAGCCGCACCGGCCCCGCCGGCTGGGGCGGGGCTGCGGCGACGATCGGGGCGCGATGCGGGCCGGCGGCGGCGTCGAGCCCCTCGAGCTCGGGCCGCACGTGGGCCTCGACGATCCCCACCGTGATCGCCGGCAGCCGGCGGGTGCGCGCCGCCTTCTCGACGATCGCCTTCACCCGGCGGCGCAGGTAGCCCGCGGGGAGCTGGTGGAGCAGCGCCCGCGCCTCCATCGTCCAGCCCAGCTTGCGGCCGTCGAAGCCGGTCTCGGGCGCCTCGCCCTCGGTGGCGGCGGTGGCGAGCAGGGCCTCGACGTCGATCCGCTCGAAGCCCTCCGGTGGACCCCCGCAGACCGGGCACACCACCGGCTCGTCCGCGCTGGCGGCGTAGCCGCAGGTGGTGCACAGCGCCCTCGCCCGCTCGATCGGTGGTTCCTCGACCATGGCACGCTCCGCCGCCTCCAGTGTGGCGGCGACCTCGCCGATGCGGCGCAGGGTCCGCTGGAAGGGCATCAGCTCGTCGACCGCACTGTCGACGTCGCCCGACGACACCACGGTGTGGCCCCGCTCGGTGCACCAGCGCAGCACCGCGGTGCGAGCGATGCCCCGGGCCGCGGCGGGGATGCGCTCCATCCGCGCCTCGGCCTCGTCGGTCCAGATCACCGAGTGGGCGGCGCGGGTGTCGAGCGGGGGAACGTGGGTGCGGCTGCTGAGCAGCACGTTGCACCCGGCGAGCCGCACCAGCTGCTCGGTGGTGCTGCCGATGTCCATCGCCGAGTCCGAGTGCACGCCGATGCGCCCCGCCACCAGCAGCCACGGCCGCCGCTCCCGGGCGAAGCGGAGCAGCTGCTCGAAGGGCTTGCCGTCGAGCAGGGTGATGGGGAGGTCGACGCCCTCCGCGGCGGCGGTGACGCGGGCCACCTGCAGGTGGGACTCGTAGATCTTCGCCAGCCCGGTGTCGATGATCTC encodes the following:
- a CDS encoding cytochrome bc complex cytochrome b subunit, producing MALLRLLTRPMGRRLRAGYGWVDERTGTTTMLHKGLYEAVPKRGGWAYTLGSATLALILLQLFTGIFLLLDYVPSFSQAYDSLHYLETSDRFGAWVRGMHLWGAYVLILVIGLHMLRTFLSASYKRPRELNWVSGAVLFFLTLGLAITGAMLPMDNAGYWTAVVVTNIPHYIPFIGDGVRSLWRGSDLVGPVTLTRTFAIHIWVLPFLLFALIGGHLALLRRHGEFGSWVNYQTETDDPDREITERILKAEPPYPTKRTGRRWAAPRETVDFFPDQIFKDLVISLVLITVIFVMGYVAGAPLDEHFDPATLTYVPTPEWFYLPLDQVLLLHPSSYLILVGALGLVGIGAMLLTLLPFLDRSHARAPLRRPEVLIPGLLLALTVVILAVLGANRLFNL
- a CDS encoding cytochrome ubiquinol oxidase subunit I; the protein is MIPPALDVPTPDWPVVGDQVPIAVLFTVHIAIAEFSLGVITLAPILEAWGAGSGGERAARLARQLARAYYLLFSLGATLGVFAVTALIGLWGNQIGTLVNRFLPLIGVAFGTFLVLTPLLILYENSFGRMPGRRHVSLGVAVAALQTLFMVCIVAIDAHLINPGPAGLLGGARNPVYWGLLLHRLVGNVSWAALFVAAYAVLRLRRATDEGERAYRAWSAGVLLRIGTATLVLMPVLGFVIMLTLRGSARGFLDNLVRGDAAWLFVIQSALLGVLFVGANLALALETRRQRARMDTTGRLAIAVATGGAVVGLLPAQVLTESIYGLRYAGLLAAVLATLAHLVVRTLPRRPASAPAPAPGAEAALPFAGPSARAAVGVVGVVAAVLSLYMGFMKEQARGPYAIYGEMTQHDAHGVYNPGNTYP
- a CDS encoding Rieske (2Fe-2S) protein, whose product is MTRYSRRRALITGTALGSAAIGLMLSIPAIGFVISPLFTTRRHSWVRVTTLDRVPLDTPTPFTVSVPINQGPPSEPVDRIVYVVRRRSGEVHVLSNTCSHMQCNVHWDPKLGNAGQFLCPCHGGLYDITGLNVGGPPPSPLPPWRHRISTLPDGTRLLEIENSYGESI
- a CDS encoding universal stress protein, with protein sequence MLSRIYVPLDNSDHSTACVSIAVELAAAFGASCIGSHVYAARMHDYRFKQMEYTLPAEYQDEAELLRQRRIHDSLIATGLQLISDSYTDVMRYRCLERGVPFEARAIDGRNWEELVRDINDPATGCDLVVMGALGMGAVKESRLGSVVDRVMRRVRTDTLVVRGTGDRTLADGGILVAVDGSPQSFGGLRTALALGRALGRPVEAAAVYDPYLHYAVFNSIVDVLSEKASKVFRFKEQEALHEEIIDTGLAKIYESHLQVARVTAAAEGVDLPITLLDGKPFEQLLRFARERRPWLLVAGRIGVHSDSAMDIGSTTEQLVRLAGCNVLLSSRTHVPPLDTRAAHSVIWTDEAEARMERIPAAARGIARTAVLRWCTERGHTVVSSGDVDSAVDELMPFQRTLRRIGEVAATLEAAERAMVEEPPIERARALCTTCGYAASADEPVVCPVCGGPPEGFERIDVEALLATAATEGEAPETGFDGRKLGWTMEARALLHQLPAGYLRRRVKAIVEKAARTRRLPAITVGIVEAHVRPELEGLDAAAGPHRAPIVAAAPPQPAGPVRLPWSLEAESRIERIPEGFLRNLAREQVERLALQLHAAEVTGLHVEAGIAEARAQMQARLGGSGAASGSGGCPVGGGAAAAETPAPRCPVSHASEGSEGSEGSEDSEEEEAAAPPDPYAGVADLARGSQRVDPEVAREMTRAAAEARARLRGLNEVTAGFVETLGRKMGYGHPASPLTHELFSRFTWTPEAEQRLTHVPDFCREMVRWRVEWFANKRGLGTVITPEMVEGKLAAWGEVSTQIQAAGARLPWTDAARARLDRVPDSVRGEVMQAIEGNARAAGATEVDDAALDAMVGHWTVSGDFHQGRFGFRAPGESER